One window from the genome of Cryptomeria japonica chromosome 6, Sugi_1.0, whole genome shotgun sequence encodes:
- the LOC131035723 gene encoding cytochrome P450 76C2-like has product MAEFIHNPNKLSKVREELDEVVGCKQRVEESDLDRLPYLHAAVKEVFRMHPASPLLLPRKAGSSFEIDGFVIPKDSEVMVNVWAIGRDPSIWKNPVEFMPERFFEGESKKIEYNGQNFELIPFGAGRRIFPGLPLASRMIHSVLASLLHSFEWILPDGMSCEEMSMSDEFGLALKKATDLQTITIPRLPHHIY; this is encoded by the coding sequence atggcagaattcattcacaaTCCAAATAAATTAAGCAAAGTCCGAGAAGAACTGGATGAAGTCGTTGGTTGCAAGCAAAGAGTTGAAGAATCCGACTTAGATCGTCTGCCATATCTCCATGCAGCTGTGAAAGAAGTATTCCGAATGCATCCGGCGAGTCCTCTGCTGTTACCCCGCAAAGCCGGAAGCTCCTTCGAGATCGATGGATTTGTGATACCCAAAGACAGCGAGGTGATGGTGAACGTGTGGGCCATTGGGAGGGACCCTTCAATCTGGAAGAATCCAGTGGAATTTATGCCCGAGAGATTTTTCGAGGGCGAGAGTAAGAAGATAGAATACAATGGACAAAACTTTGAGCTCATTCCATTTGGAGCGGGGAGAAGAATTTTTCCGGGGCTTCCATTAGCGAGCCGTATGATTCATTCGGTTTTGGCTTCTTTACTCCATTCGTTTGAATGGATACTTCCGGATGGGATGAGTTGTGAAGAGATGAGCATGAGCGACGAGTTTGGACTTGCTTTAAAGAAGGCTACAGATTTACAGACAATAACCATACCCCGTCTCCCACATCATATCTACTAG